The following proteins are encoded in a genomic region of Alphaproteobacteria bacterium:
- a CDS encoding VirB4 family type IV secretion/conjugal transfer ATPase: protein MFHILKTNALPTQHVEEKELSGAEFIPYLCHWNQETILTKRNELVKVIKIDGLPFQTMDDENVDICKNVRNLLFKSMASGEFALYFHVIRRRQNVFDTSEPEYEVPSFFANQLAKVWHQKHMREQCFVNDIYVTVIRKPDTAGVAYFEHLLKKLEYQTDKGAWERGMRELEEDLQEATMQLLNTLRDYGPEVLGVKETPDGPTCDILKFLSALVNCGETSEKLVPNMDLSHYLPTHRLYFGHKAIEVKGPTMSRFAGIVSVKEYPPHTHAGMLDGFLQMPFELIVSQSFVFTNRQNAINKMRLQQNRMIQAGDKAISQIAEITSALDMAMSGEIGFGDHHLTVLALEDSTRKLDQAMSMVTVEVTNMGAIGVREEVNMEACFWGQLPGNYDYLARKAVVNTMNLAGFSSMHNFPSGKAKGNHWGDAVTVFDTTSGTPYYFNFHVRDVGHTTIIGPTGSGKTVLMNFLCTQALKYKPRMFFFDKDRGAEIFLRAIEGSYNILDPGRPCGFNPLQLPDTSENRTFLQEWLQALVSAHGEVVTAHEVEILNSAINGNYKLEFKDRRLRNIAPFLGVETPGSLAGRLAIWHNKGSHAHIFDNEKDMVDFGKAAVYGFEMGHVLKDKLALSPILLYLFHRISLSLDGTPTMIVLDEAWALIDNPVFAPKIKDWLKVMRKLNAMVVFATQSVEDASKSSISDTLVQQTATQIFLPNLKATQEYKKSFMLSDREFVIVKNTDPGSRCFLIKQGMSSVVARLNLGGMVNAINVLSGRADTVIMLDEIRAEVGDHPNKWLSLFLQRVKQNEQSK, encoded by the coding sequence ATGTTCCACATTTTAAAAACTAATGCACTTCCAACGCAGCATGTAGAAGAGAAAGAACTTTCTGGGGCTGAATTTATTCCTTATTTATGCCACTGGAATCAGGAAACTATTTTGACAAAACGTAACGAGTTGGTCAAAGTGATTAAAATAGATGGTTTGCCGTTTCAAACCATGGATGATGAAAACGTCGATATCTGTAAGAATGTACGTAATCTCTTGTTCAAGAGCATGGCTTCGGGCGAGTTTGCGCTTTATTTTCATGTGATACGAAGGCGGCAAAATGTATTTGATACATCGGAGCCAGAATATGAAGTGCCCAGTTTTTTTGCCAATCAATTGGCCAAAGTATGGCACCAGAAACATATGCGTGAACAATGTTTCGTCAATGATATCTATGTAACGGTTATCAGAAAGCCGGACACGGCAGGTGTGGCCTATTTTGAGCATTTGTTAAAAAAACTTGAATACCAAACCGATAAAGGTGCCTGGGAAAGAGGTATGCGTGAGCTTGAAGAAGATCTTCAAGAAGCCACAATGCAACTCTTGAATACCTTAAGGGATTACGGTCCTGAAGTCTTGGGAGTTAAAGAAACCCCAGATGGTCCTACCTGTGATATTTTGAAGTTTCTGTCGGCGTTGGTTAATTGCGGTGAAACCAGTGAGAAATTGGTTCCAAATATGGATTTGAGCCATTACTTACCCACTCACAGACTTTATTTTGGGCATAAAGCCATTGAAGTTAAAGGCCCGACAATGAGCCGATTTGCTGGAATTGTCAGCGTGAAGGAATACCCACCTCACACCCATGCGGGGATGCTGGATGGGTTCTTGCAGATGCCATTTGAGTTGATTGTTAGCCAGTCATTTGTATTTACTAATCGTCAAAATGCGATTAATAAAATGCGTCTTCAACAAAATCGAATGATTCAAGCGGGCGATAAAGCTATTTCACAAATTGCTGAGATTACCAGTGCCCTTGATATGGCTATGAGTGGTGAAATTGGTTTCGGTGATCATCATTTAACAGTGCTTGCACTGGAGGATTCGACGCGTAAACTAGATCAGGCAATGTCAATGGTAACGGTAGAAGTCACGAATATGGGAGCCATTGGTGTACGTGAAGAAGTAAATATGGAAGCCTGTTTCTGGGGGCAACTGCCTGGAAATTATGATTATCTTGCACGTAAAGCGGTGGTTAATACCATGAATTTGGCAGGATTTTCATCGATGCATAATTTTCCCTCGGGAAAAGCAAAGGGCAATCACTGGGGAGATGCGGTAACCGTATTTGATACCACTTCCGGCACTCCTTATTATTTCAATTTCCATGTTCGCGATGTTGGCCATACCACCATTATCGGGCCTACCGGTTCGGGTAAAACCGTATTGATGAATTTTTTATGTACCCAGGCACTGAAATATAAACCACGGATGTTCTTTTTTGATAAAGATCGCGGTGCAGAGATTTTCTTAAGGGCGATTGAGGGTAGTTATAATATTTTGGATCCTGGAAGACCGTGTGGTTTTAATCCGTTGCAACTTCCAGATACATCTGAAAACAGAACTTTCCTCCAGGAGTGGCTCCAGGCTCTGGTAAGTGCCCACGGTGAGGTTGTGACGGCCCATGAAGTTGAGATATTAAATTCTGCAATAAATGGTAATTATAAGCTTGAGTTTAAAGACAGGCGTTTGCGGAATATTGCGCCATTCCTAGGCGTGGAAACACCGGGAAGCCTTGCTGGAAGGCTTGCAATCTGGCATAACAAAGGATCGCATGCCCATATTTTTGACAATGAAAAAGACATGGTTGATTTTGGTAAAGCTGCGGTTTACGGGTTTGAAATGGGGCATGTATTAAAAGATAAGCTGGCTTTATCTCCCATTTTATTATATCTTTTCCATCGTATTAGCTTGTCTTTGGATGGAACGCCGACCATGATCGTGCTTGATGAAGCATGGGCATTGATTGATAATCCGGTGTTTGCTCCGAAAATTAAAGACTGGCTTAAAGTGATGCGGAAATTGAATGCAATGGTGGTATTTGCCACGCAAAGCGTTGAAGATGCAAGTAAAAGCAGTATCAGTGATACCCTGGTACAGCAGACAGCAACGCAGATCTTTTTGCCAAATCTTAAGGCGACGCAGGAATACAAAAAGTCCTTTATGTTGTCAGACCGAGAGTTTGTCATCGTAAAAAACACTGATCCAGGAAGCCGTTGTTTTTTAATAAAACAAGGCATGAGTTCAGTTGTGGCGAGGCTCAATTTGGGTGGTATGGTCAATGCGATCAATGTACTGTCTGGAAGGGCTGATACGGTTATTATGCTTGATGAAATACGAGCAGAAGTGGGTGACCATCCTAATAAATGGTTATCTTTATTTTTGCAGCGGGTAAAACAAAATGAACAGTCAAAGTAA
- a CDS encoding VirB3 family type IV secretion system protein, whose protein sequence is MAETGRLKTDPLFLGLTRPPMMFGVSYMFFALNLLANMVYMINSSNIIGMVLCICVIHAIGFLLTRHEPLFIQLYMIRGQKCMKCRNRSFHNGTNSYDAF, encoded by the coding sequence ATGGCAGAAACAGGGCGATTGAAGACCGATCCACTCTTTCTTGGACTTACGCGTCCCCCCATGATGTTTGGGGTGAGTTATATGTTCTTTGCCCTTAATCTGCTGGCTAATATGGTCTATATGATCAATAGCTCCAACATTATCGGGATGGTATTGTGTATCTGTGTGATCCACGCAATAGGCTTCCTGTTAACACGTCACGAGCCTTTATTTATCCAGCTTTACATGATCCGCGGTCAAAAATGTATGAAATGCAGAAATCGCTCTTTTCATAATGGCACTAACTCATATGATGCATTCTAA
- a CDS encoding replication-associated recombination protein A: MFKELSGLSSAADSQKEPLAERLRPHSLTEVIGQQHILGEQGLVSQMVANRQLFSMVLWGPPGCGKTTIARLLAKEVGYEFRAVSAVEGGIQDLKSAFREAEAHRDCGKHTILFVDELHRFNRSQQDYLLPVVEKGTVIFVGATTENPSFEINSALLSRCRVLTLKRLERDDLKQLFARATNFTHPSFNLTEDAIEYLGELADGDGRYALALFEDLLAFNPRGTLSATQIKALLQKRRPIYDKNKEGHYNLISAFHKSLRGSDPDAALYWMQRMLQGGEDPLFIARRLIRFAVEDIGLADPQALTQAVAAKDAYHFLGSPEGELALSQAVLYLATAPKSNRNYLAYKASYSLAAKTGSVMPPKHILNAPTSFMKEEGYSDGYHYDHDDPDGFSGQHYFPEGMGRQVLYEPQERGFEREIVKRLAYWQKLRKEKGD; this comes from the coding sequence TTGTTTAAAGAATTATCAGGCCTCTCGTCAGCCGCTGATTCTCAAAAAGAGCCATTGGCTGAGCGATTACGCCCGCATTCGCTGACTGAAGTTATTGGCCAGCAGCATATCTTGGGTGAACAGGGTTTGGTTTCGCAAATGGTGGCTAACCGCCAACTTTTTTCGATGGTTTTGTGGGGGCCTCCTGGCTGCGGTAAAACCACAATAGCGCGGTTATTAGCAAAGGAAGTTGGTTATGAATTTAGGGCAGTCTCTGCGGTAGAAGGTGGGATTCAGGATTTAAAATCAGCATTCCGTGAAGCCGAGGCACATCGAGATTGTGGGAAACATACGATTTTGTTTGTTGATGAATTGCATCGTTTTAATCGTTCGCAGCAGGATTATCTTTTGCCTGTTGTTGAGAAAGGAACGGTTATTTTTGTAGGGGCGACTACCGAAAACCCGTCTTTTGAAATTAATTCGGCGTTGCTATCGCGTTGTCGAGTGTTGACACTTAAGCGGCTTGAACGCGATGATCTTAAGCAACTCTTTGCCCGGGCTACTAATTTTACGCATCCTTCATTTAATTTAACAGAAGATGCCATAGAATACCTGGGGGAATTAGCCGATGGTGATGGCAGATACGCATTGGCATTGTTTGAAGATTTATTGGCTTTTAATCCAAGAGGCACGTTGTCAGCTACCCAGATTAAAGCACTTTTGCAAAAGAGACGGCCAATTTACGATAAAAATAAAGAAGGGCATTATAATCTTATCAGTGCCTTCCATAAATCGTTACGTGGATCGGATCCCGATGCTGCGCTTTATTGGATGCAACGGATGTTGCAGGGGGGAGAAGATCCACTCTTTATAGCCAGAAGATTAATCCGTTTTGCAGTGGAAGATATTGGGTTGGCAGATCCACAGGCATTAACTCAGGCTGTAGCGGCCAAGGACGCCTACCATTTTTTGGGATCACCAGAGGGAGAACTTGCATTATCTCAGGCTGTCTTGTATCTCGCTACTGCTCCAAAATCCAACCGTAATTATCTCGCTTATAAGGCATCCTATTCCTTAGCGGCAAAAACAGGATCGGTAATGCCGCCAAAGCATATCCTTAATGCACCTACTTCTTTTATGAAAGAAGAAGGTTACTCCGATGGCTATCATTATGATCACGATGACCCCGATGGTTTTTCAGGGCAGCATTATTTTCCTGAAGGGATGGGAAGGCAGGTTCTATATGAGCCGCAGGAGCGAGGTTTTGAGCGTGAAATTGTTAAAAGACTGGCTTATTGGCAAAAGTTAAGAAAAGAAAAAGGTGATTAA
- a CDS encoding Do family serine endopeptidase, producing MIALVVSAVPANAQLIQKTVPDNKAQIQYSYAPVVKRTVPAVVNIYTKRKVLEKGYAPLLNDPALRELFGQQLFAPYVKQKIERSLGSGVIIRPNGLIITSNHVIKDSQEVTVVLQDRREFDAKVVLTDEKADLALLKIDTKNETLSALELINSDALEVGDIVLAIGNPFGVGQTVTNGIISALSRTNVGITDYQFFIQTDAPINPGNSGGALVTMDGKLAGVNTAIFSRSGGSHGIGFAIPANMVDYVIRSYEQGGQVRRPWLGAAFQPLTSDIANKLGLSSPAGALISNIYPASSAEKAGLQKGDIIMALDGLNIEDYQALNYRMATEKIGKTVLLDVVRGQEKIKSKMLLQEAKEEPAADKRSYQTGALFSGITIANLSPKLALEIEADPFKKGVVVYNAPNKARYVLKKGDIIKEINGIKIESVKQFNALISQPASSWKVVIERNGETASLLIR from the coding sequence ATGATTGCCCTGGTAGTATCTGCGGTTCCGGCAAATGCACAATTGATTCAAAAAACAGTACCTGATAATAAAGCTCAGATTCAATATTCCTATGCACCGGTTGTCAAAAGGACCGTTCCTGCTGTTGTTAATATTTATACGAAACGTAAAGTTCTTGAGAAAGGGTATGCGCCATTATTAAATGATCCAGCCCTTAGAGAGTTATTTGGCCAGCAACTATTTGCGCCCTATGTTAAACAAAAGATAGAGCGATCCTTGGGGTCGGGTGTGATTATAAGGCCTAATGGTTTGATTATCACCAGTAACCATGTCATCAAAGACTCACAGGAAGTAACTGTGGTATTGCAGGATCGCAGGGAATTTGATGCGAAGGTGGTTTTAACCGATGAAAAAGCTGATTTGGCATTGCTTAAAATTGATACAAAAAATGAAACCTTATCTGCGCTTGAGCTGATCAATTCGGATGCGCTTGAAGTGGGTGATATTGTGCTTGCTATCGGTAATCCTTTTGGTGTAGGCCAGACAGTAACTAATGGTATAATTTCGGCGTTGTCGCGTACCAATGTTGGCATCACGGATTATCAGTTTTTTATTCAGACCGACGCACCGATTAATCCTGGAAATTCGGGTGGTGCTCTCGTTACCATGGATGGAAAATTAGCCGGGGTCAACACCGCAATCTTTTCACGCTCGGGTGGTTCACATGGTATTGGGTTTGCTATCCCCGCTAATATGGTGGATTATGTGATTCGTAGTTACGAGCAGGGCGGGCAAGTAAGAAGACCATGGTTAGGTGCGGCTTTTCAACCTTTAACCAGTGATATTGCCAATAAATTAGGATTATCATCTCCTGCCGGAGCGCTTATTTCTAATATATATCCGGCAAGCTCAGCTGAAAAAGCGGGGTTGCAAAAAGGTGATATTATTATGGCACTGGATGGTTTGAACATTGAAGATTATCAGGCGCTTAATTATCGTATGGCTACTGAAAAAATCGGTAAAACAGTCCTATTAGATGTCGTGAGAGGTCAGGAAAAAATTAAGTCTAAAATGCTCTTACAAGAAGCTAAGGAAGAGCCAGCTGCGGATAAGCGTAGCTATCAAACCGGTGCATTATTTTCGGGGATAACCATTGCCAATCTTTCTCCCAAACTTGCTTTAGAGATTGAGGCTGACCCATTTAAAAAGGGAGTTGTTGTCTATAATGCCCCTAACAAGGCACGTTATGTCTTGAAGAAAGGCGATATCATCAAAGAGATTAATGGTATTAAAATTGAGTCTGTTAAGCAGTTTAATGCGCTTATCAGTCAGCCAGCATCTTCATGGAAAGTGGTTATTGAACGCAATGGAGAAACAGCATCATTGCTGATTCGATAG
- the lpxI gene encoding UDP-2,3-diacylglucosamine diphosphatase LpxI (LpxI, functionally equivalent to LpxH, replaces it in LPS biosynthesis in a minority of bacteria.) codes for MTETTHTGCLGIIAGQGDIPQRVMTACQQQQRPFLVITLSEEANASQYQHYSHVEIPIAKVGHFLEVMRAHNVEEVVMVGHIKRPVWKELVPDSLGMKLLAKIITKKVLGDDTVLSTVVHFLEQHHIRVVGVDTILKDLVAPKGVWGNIELSSSLTSDIDLGKNVLLNLSPFDIGQAVIVYQGQVLGIEGPEGTDQLIHRCALYRKESKGGILIKMKKRLQERRVDLPTIGVSTIIHAHEAGLVGIVVEAGECLVVEKEAVVEQADSLGIVLVGI; via the coding sequence TTGACGGAAACTACCCATACCGGGTGTTTAGGAATTATAGCTGGACAAGGGGACATCCCGCAACGAGTCATGACTGCTTGCCAGCAACAACAAAGGCCTTTTCTGGTTATTACTCTTTCGGAAGAGGCAAATGCGAGCCAGTATCAGCACTATTCCCATGTCGAAATCCCCATCGCGAAGGTAGGGCATTTTCTTGAAGTCATGCGTGCGCACAACGTAGAAGAAGTGGTTATGGTCGGGCATATTAAACGCCCTGTTTGGAAAGAATTAGTTCCTGACAGCCTGGGTATGAAGCTGCTGGCTAAAATAATTACTAAAAAAGTACTGGGAGACGATACTGTTTTAAGCACAGTTGTTCATTTTTTAGAGCAGCATCATATTCGTGTGGTTGGGGTTGATACGATCTTGAAAGACCTCGTTGCACCCAAGGGGGTCTGGGGTAATATCGAACTTTCATCCTCACTCACTTCTGATATTGATCTTGGAAAGAACGTTTTATTGAACTTAAGTCCTTTTGATATCGGACAGGCAGTTATTGTCTACCAGGGGCAGGTTTTGGGGATAGAGGGTCCCGAAGGAACGGATCAATTAATCCATCGATGCGCACTCTACCGCAAAGAATCAAAGGGTGGTATACTTATCAAGATGAAGAAGCGTTTACAAGAAAGACGAGTGGACTTGCCAACCATTGGCGTATCAACAATCATTCATGCTCATGAGGCTGGTCTGGTGGGTATTGTTGTTGAAGCAGGCGAGTGCCTTGTTGTTGAAAAGGAAGCTGTCGTAGAACAAGCGGATTCGCTGGGAATTGTCTTAGTGGGGATTTAG
- the lpxA gene encoding acyl-ACP--UDP-N-acetylglucosamine O-acyltransferase: MQKTEIHSSAILEPGAKIGSGCYVGPFSYIGPDVSIGDNCRVESHVVIVGNTTIGKGCHIFPFASLGHRPQDLKFKGEASQLIIGDNNMIREYVTMNPGTEGGGLKTTVGHNCLFMASTHVAHDCVVGDSVIMANNATLAGHVSVGDFAIIGGLSGVLQRVRIGSHAMIGGMSAVESDVIPYGSTIGDRAFLSGLNIIGLKRRNFSRDDIHTLRSAYRLLFSPEGTLSERVDDVISRFKDNELVMEIIDFIRSDTSRPLCQPSEISA; this comes from the coding sequence ATGCAGAAAACAGAAATACATTCGAGTGCGATTCTAGAGCCTGGAGCCAAGATAGGATCAGGTTGTTATGTAGGACCTTTTTCTTACATTGGGCCAGATGTCTCAATTGGAGATAATTGTCGGGTAGAATCGCATGTAGTGATTGTCGGAAACACCACGATCGGCAAAGGGTGTCATATTTTTCCATTTGCATCGCTGGGTCATCGTCCGCAGGATCTAAAATTCAAAGGTGAAGCCTCTCAATTAATTATTGGCGACAATAATATGATCCGTGAGTATGTCACGATGAATCCTGGTACTGAAGGTGGTGGTTTAAAAACAACCGTTGGACATAATTGTTTATTTATGGCTTCGACACATGTTGCCCATGATTGCGTGGTCGGCGATAGCGTCATTATGGCCAATAATGCCACTCTGGCAGGGCATGTTTCTGTTGGTGATTTTGCTATCATTGGTGGACTCTCCGGCGTGTTACAGCGAGTAAGAATAGGATCGCATGCGATGATAGGTGGAATGTCTGCCGTTGAAAGCGATGTGATTCCTTATGGTTCGACGATTGGTGATAGGGCTTTTTTGTCGGGTTTAAATATCATTGGGCTTAAAAGACGTAATTTTTCGCGGGATGATATACATACATTGCGCAGCGCCTATCGCCTGCTTTTTTCGCCTGAAGGTACGCTCAGTGAACGTGTGGATGATGTCATCTCGCGCTTTAAGGATAATGAATTAGTGATGGAAATCATTGATTTTATACGTTCGGATACATCTAGGCCTCTTTGTCAACCATCGGAGATTAGTGCTTGA
- the fabZ gene encoding 3-hydroxyacyl-ACP dehydratase FabZ, producing MLLMEAHVESKTILYSEILTLLPHRYPFLLVDKIIDVVEFKSAKGIKNVTFNEPHFVGHFPDDPIMPGVLIVEAMAQTAAALVLKSLNMKADEDKKAVYFMSISEAKFRKPVRPGDTMIIETINLQHRRSVWKFKGIARVDGVDVAEAEFTAMIADKSPTPQE from the coding sequence ATGTTACTAATGGAAGCGCATGTCGAAAGTAAAACCATTTTATATAGTGAAATATTAACATTATTGCCGCATCGTTACCCCTTTTTGCTTGTAGACAAAATTATAGATGTCGTTGAATTTAAAAGTGCTAAAGGTATTAAAAATGTTACCTTTAATGAGCCTCATTTTGTGGGGCATTTTCCAGATGATCCGATCATGCCAGGAGTTCTCATCGTGGAAGCGATGGCACAAACCGCGGCAGCTTTGGTGCTCAAAAGCCTGAATATGAAAGCCGATGAAGATAAGAAAGCGGTCTATTTTATGTCGATCTCTGAAGCAAAATTTCGTAAGCCTGTGCGACCAGGAGATACCATGATTATAGAAACCATTAATCTTCAGCATCGTCGCAGTGTATGGAAGTTCAAAGGAATTGCGCGTGTTGACGGCGTTGATGTGGCTGAAGCTGAGTTTACAGCCATGATTGCCGATAAATCACCTACTCCACAGGAATAG
- the lpxD gene encoding UDP-3-O-(3-hydroxymyristoyl)glucosamine N-acyltransferase has product MVDRAFFQYSGPKSIEDIAKIGECQLVEGTPQGVIIEDVKPLDRAGSKDITFFSNPKYMTVLQKCLATACIIHPRNLDLIPDTVIPLVSENPYYSFAKISNSFYPQIVFSPGLSPQAFISPSATIGGGTCVEPGAHVQDGAKIGERCYIGPNVIIGRNVVIGHDSVIHANCTVFCSIIGDFVVLHPGVRIGQDGFGFATHKGVHVKVPQLGRVIIHSYVEIGANTTIDRGSGPDTIIGEGSQIDNLVQIGHNVEMGKGCVIVSQVGIAGSTKLGNYVVCGGQVGIAGHLRIGDGVQIAAKSGVSDDIRPGEKMGGIPAVPMKEWLQQVMAIKKLIRKRPGSYHNDEEDYDNYNNYDDRYQ; this is encoded by the coding sequence ATGGTGGATAGAGCGTTTTTCCAGTATTCAGGTCCTAAGTCGATTGAAGATATAGCAAAAATTGGGGAGTGCCAGCTTGTTGAGGGCACCCCTCAAGGTGTTATTATTGAAGATGTGAAGCCTTTGGATCGTGCAGGAAGCAAGGATATTACGTTCTTCAGTAATCCTAAATACATGACCGTATTGCAAAAATGTCTAGCTACGGCATGTATTATACATCCGCGCAATTTGGATCTTATTCCTGACACCGTTATTCCATTGGTGTCGGAAAATCCTTATTATTCATTTGCAAAGATTTCGAATTCGTTCTATCCACAGATTGTTTTTAGCCCGGGCCTTTCGCCTCAAGCGTTTATTTCACCTTCAGCGACCATTGGTGGTGGAACGTGTGTTGAACCAGGTGCGCATGTTCAAGACGGGGCAAAAATTGGTGAGAGATGTTACATTGGTCCCAATGTTATTATTGGCAGGAATGTGGTTATTGGCCACGATTCGGTTATCCATGCTAATTGTACGGTATTTTGCTCCATCATCGGCGACTTTGTTGTGCTTCACCCCGGAGTCAGAATCGGGCAGGATGGTTTTGGTTTTGCAACCCACAAGGGGGTGCATGTTAAAGTCCCTCAATTGGGGCGCGTGATTATCCATAGTTATGTGGAGATTGGAGCTAATACCACTATTGATAGAGGATCTGGTCCCGATACTATTATTGGTGAGGGGTCGCAGATCGATAATCTGGTGCAGATAGGTCATAATGTTGAAATGGGTAAAGGCTGCGTGATTGTGTCACAAGTGGGGATTGCCGGAAGTACTAAACTTGGAAATTACGTTGTATGTGGTGGTCAGGTTGGTATCGCTGGACATCTCAGAATCGGTGATGGCGTACAAATCGCTGCTAAAAGTGGTGTTAGCGATGATATTAGGCCTGGTGAAAAAATGGGTGGTATTCCTGCCGTACCTATGAAAGAATGGTTACAGCAGGTGATGGCCATCAAAAAGCTCATTCGCAAGCGTCCAGGTAGTTATCATAACGATGAAGAAGATTATGATAATTATAATAATTATGACGATAGGTATCAATAA
- a CDS encoding OmpH family outer membrane protein: MKKTLLTVILATSSLMLMSSVSQVCAQTTAAAVAPAAAPAAKKIAVVDTQRIMKESLAAQDAKRQLEALTDKYRKDVAKQEEELGKKEKELGTQKNVLSADAFEQKRKEFKDQYIAAQHKVQDDREKLDKSLADANNKIQNAVKDIINNLAKQQGIDLVMPLNNTFYTNPSFDITDDVKKQLDAKLPKVTIVVSDSSDKKSGDAKKTSKQDSKKGN; the protein is encoded by the coding sequence ATGAAAAAAACACTATTAACCGTTATCTTGGCAACATCATCGCTGATGCTGATGTCATCCGTGTCTCAGGTATGTGCACAAACCACAGCAGCAGCTGTGGCGCCTGCAGCGGCTCCAGCAGCAAAGAAGATTGCTGTAGTTGATACACAACGTATCATGAAAGAATCGCTGGCTGCTCAAGATGCTAAACGTCAGCTGGAAGCCCTGACTGATAAATATCGTAAAGATGTAGCCAAGCAGGAAGAAGAGCTGGGCAAAAAAGAGAAGGAACTGGGCACTCAGAAAAATGTATTGTCTGCAGATGCTTTTGAACAAAAAAGAAAAGAATTTAAAGATCAGTATATTGCTGCGCAACATAAGGTGCAGGATGACCGTGAAAAATTGGATAAATCACTTGCTGATGCCAATAACAAAATTCAAAATGCGGTTAAAGATATTATTAATAACCTGGCCAAACAACAAGGTATTGATTTGGTTATGCCGTTAAATAATACTTTCTATACCAATCCTAGTTTCGATATTACCGATGATGTTAAAAAACAATTGGACGCTAAATTGCCAAAAGTAACCATCGTTGTCTCTGATTCATCAGATAAAAAATCTGGTGATGCCAAGAAAACCTCTAAACAGGACTCAAAAAAAGGTAACTAA